In Microbacterium pumilum, the following proteins share a genomic window:
- a CDS encoding GNAT family protein, giving the protein MTSDEPIGESRGILLRHFTVDDLADYRMWLQPDQEWHRWNGPYGPPRGTAEVDAGIERLRARIEDGSLRVAPIERAVVAVADDPQRLVGMVSWHWEAEESDWRRMGVSVFDPHLRGHGTGTEALRIWTDYLFEHTGVVRLDFSTWSGNTRMLGVGHRLGFVEEARFREAREVRGERYDSVVMGVLRREWLAQREQSTLKAAKGSASEQ; this is encoded by the coding sequence GTGACATCCGACGAACCGATCGGCGAGAGCCGCGGCATCCTGCTGCGGCATTTCACGGTCGATGACCTGGCGGACTACCGGATGTGGCTGCAGCCCGATCAGGAGTGGCACCGGTGGAACGGACCGTACGGTCCGCCGCGCGGGACCGCCGAGGTCGACGCCGGCATCGAGCGCCTGCGTGCACGGATCGAGGACGGGTCGCTGCGCGTCGCGCCGATCGAACGCGCGGTCGTCGCGGTGGCGGACGACCCACAGCGCCTCGTGGGCATGGTGTCGTGGCACTGGGAGGCCGAGGAGTCGGACTGGCGGCGCATGGGCGTCAGTGTGTTCGACCCGCACTTGCGCGGACACGGCACGGGCACCGAGGCGCTGCGGATCTGGACGGATTACCTCTTCGAGCACACGGGTGTCGTGCGCCTCGACTTCTCGACCTGGTCGGGCAACACCCGCATGCTCGGCGTCGGGCATCGGCTCGGGTTCGTCGAAGAGGCGCGGTTCCGGGAGGCCCGCGAAGTGCGCGGCGAGCGCTACGACTCGGTGGTGATGGGCGTCCTGCGTCGGGAGTGGCTGGCGCAGCGCGAGCAGTCGACGCTGAAAGCTGCGAAGGGGTCGGCTTCGGAGCAGTGA
- a CDS encoding VOC family protein has product MAVFDHLGITIDDLPRAIAQFDPVLQALGFAREDADDSVAWYREGEPELILFPAREADTGPHRHGRVGWQHLAFAVDSRAEVDQLHALALDAGWTAVRDPKLYPRFNDRYYASFVEDDNGIRLEFMHNPPK; this is encoded by the coding sequence ATGGCTGTCTTCGACCATCTCGGCATCACCATCGACGACCTCCCGCGCGCCATCGCCCAGTTCGATCCGGTGCTTCAGGCGTTGGGATTCGCCCGCGAAGACGCCGACGACTCGGTCGCGTGGTACCGCGAGGGCGAGCCGGAACTGATCCTCTTCCCCGCTCGCGAGGCGGACACCGGGCCCCACCGGCACGGACGTGTCGGCTGGCAGCACCTCGCCTTCGCCGTCGACTCGCGCGCGGAGGTGGATCAGCTGCACGCGCTCGCACTCGACGCAGGCTGGACGGCTGTCCGCGATCCGAAGCTGTACCCGCGGTTCAACGACCGGTATTACGCCTCTTTCGTCGAGGACGACAACGGCATCCGGCTCGAGTTCATGCACAATCCGCCGAAGTGA
- a CDS encoding VOC family protein → MTIQRMDNVAIVVPDLSAAIAFFTALGMEPGNSTPIEGVWADRTVGLEGVRSEIAMMRTPDGHSQLELTTYQHPEALGGEWANPAPNTLGLHRIMFAVDDIDDTIARLRPHGAELLGDVVNYEGVYKLCYLRGPAGIIVALAEQIG, encoded by the coding sequence ATGACCATTCAGCGGATGGACAACGTCGCCATCGTCGTGCCCGATCTGAGCGCAGCCATCGCGTTCTTCACCGCGCTCGGGATGGAGCCGGGGAACAGCACCCCGATCGAAGGCGTGTGGGCTGACCGGACCGTCGGACTCGAGGGGGTGCGGAGCGAGATCGCGATGATGCGGACTCCGGACGGCCACAGCCAGCTGGAGCTGACCACATACCAGCACCCTGAGGCGCTCGGCGGAGAGTGGGCGAATCCGGCACCCAACACGCTGGGCCTGCATCGCATCATGTTCGCCGTCGACGACATCGACGACACCATCGCCCGACTGCGGCCGCACGGCGCCGAATTGCTCGGCGACGTGGTGAACTATGAGGGCGTGTACAAACTCTGCTACCTCCGAGGCCCCGCCGGCATCATCGTCGCGCTCGCCGAGCAGATCGGCTGA
- a CDS encoding glycoside hydrolase family 27 protein translates to MVLLRPRTPPMGWNSWDCYGTTVTEAEVLANAEILAGELLPQGWDTVVIDIDWSDPTARSHGYNGEAPLAMDDHGRLIPDVVRFPSSAGGAGFAPLAERIHALGLKFGIHTMRGIPRRAVAARTPILGADATAAVVADPRNLCEWNPDMLGLDHSHPAAQAYYDSTIDLYASWGVDFLKTDDMLWPYQTADIEAYSAAVERSPRGFALSLSPGRDLSMAHLDHLRAHATMWRVSDDLWDDWSAVVANLARLGRWAPHAIEGAWPDGDMLPLGRLGLRAERGAPRDDALTPAQRRTLLTVWLMARSPLMIGGDLPTTDPATMALFASPAVARIVSDSIGGREVLREEPLVLWTAEGRSGARYAAVINLGDEPLATAVDASAIGFDGGAPVRDLWTGATFDRAPVAVQSDDARGVAPGSTALRVVLEPHASALLMQEGD, encoded by the coding sequence ATGGTATTGCTGCGACCGCGCACGCCCCCGATGGGCTGGAACAGCTGGGACTGCTACGGCACGACCGTGACAGAGGCCGAGGTGCTGGCCAATGCCGAGATCCTCGCGGGCGAGCTGCTGCCGCAGGGCTGGGACACGGTGGTGATCGACATCGACTGGTCGGACCCCACCGCTCGCTCCCACGGCTACAACGGCGAAGCGCCGCTCGCGATGGACGATCACGGACGGCTCATCCCCGACGTCGTGCGCTTCCCGAGCTCGGCCGGCGGTGCCGGCTTCGCGCCACTCGCCGAACGCATCCACGCCCTGGGACTCAAGTTCGGCATCCACACGATGCGCGGCATCCCGCGTCGCGCCGTGGCCGCGCGGACCCCGATCCTCGGCGCGGACGCGACAGCGGCGGTTGTCGCGGATCCCCGCAACCTGTGCGAGTGGAACCCCGACATGCTCGGCCTCGACCATTCCCACCCTGCGGCTCAGGCCTATTACGACTCCACGATCGACCTGTACGCGTCGTGGGGGGTCGACTTCCTCAAGACCGACGACATGCTGTGGCCGTACCAGACCGCCGACATCGAGGCGTACTCGGCGGCCGTCGAGCGCTCGCCGCGCGGATTCGCGCTGAGTCTCTCGCCCGGCCGGGACCTGTCGATGGCGCACCTCGACCACCTGCGCGCGCACGCCACGATGTGGCGGGTGAGCGATGACCTCTGGGATGACTGGTCCGCCGTGGTGGCGAACCTTGCGCGTCTCGGGAGGTGGGCGCCGCACGCCATCGAAGGAGCGTGGCCCGACGGCGACATGCTGCCGCTCGGCCGGCTCGGACTGCGCGCGGAACGGGGTGCTCCCCGCGACGACGCGCTCACGCCCGCCCAGCGCCGCACCCTGCTCACCGTCTGGCTCATGGCGCGTTCGCCGCTGATGATCGGCGGCGACCTGCCCACGACCGACCCCGCGACGATGGCGCTGTTCGCATCGCCCGCCGTCGCGCGCATCGTGAGCGACTCCATCGGCGGTCGTGAAGTGCTCCGCGAAGAGCCACTCGTGCTGTGGACGGCCGAGGGTCGCAGCGGCGCCCGCTACGCGGCGGTCATCAACCTCGGCGATGAGCCGCTGGCCACAGCGGTGGACGCTTCCGCGATCGGGTTCGACGGCGGCGCACCAGTGCGCGACCTGTGGACCGGGGCGACCTTCGACCGTGCGCCGGTCGCGGTGCAGAGCGACGACGCGCGCGGGGTGGCACCGGGCTCCACTGCCTTGCGCGTCGTGCTCGAGCCGCACGCGAGCGCGCTCCTCATGCAGGAGGGCGACTGA
- a CDS encoding FMN-dependent NADH-azoreductase: protein MPILLQIDSSADASTSRTRALTAAVAAAWRGRGVDYEVVVRDLHADQLPHLRTPAQHWPRRLREGASIPDDLEELQRSVLDELLSADAVVIGAPMYNYSMPSTLKAWVDLIHVPGVTASFDEPSQPLAGRPAVIATARGAAYDPGTRTEGWDHVVPPLQLVLGEGLGMTVHVVATSRTLAERVPDLGARRAAEELEAALAEARRLGSTI from the coding sequence GTGCCCATCCTTCTCCAGATCGACTCGTCCGCCGACGCCAGCACATCGCGCACACGAGCGCTGACCGCCGCCGTCGCGGCCGCATGGCGCGGACGCGGCGTTGACTACGAAGTCGTCGTCCGCGACCTTCACGCCGACCAGCTGCCGCACCTGCGAACGCCGGCGCAGCATTGGCCGCGGCGACTGCGCGAGGGCGCGAGCATCCCCGATGATCTCGAAGAGCTCCAGCGGTCCGTCCTCGACGAGCTGCTGAGCGCCGACGCCGTGGTCATCGGCGCACCGATGTACAACTACTCGATGCCGTCGACCTTGAAAGCCTGGGTGGATCTCATCCATGTGCCCGGGGTCACGGCATCCTTCGACGAGCCGTCGCAGCCGCTCGCCGGGCGTCCGGCGGTCATCGCGACTGCGCGCGGAGCCGCCTACGATCCCGGCACGCGCACCGAGGGCTGGGATCACGTCGTTCCGCCTCTCCAGCTCGTGCTCGGCGAGGGACTCGGGATGACGGTGCACGTCGTCGCGACGAGCCGCACGCTTGCGGAACGCGTGCCCGACCTGGGTGCGCGGCGGGCGGCGGAGGAGTTGGAGGCGGCTCTAGCCGAGGCGCGCCGGCTCGGCTCGACCATCTGA
- a CDS encoding DUF5054 domain-containing protein: MISTVHVVFKTHLDLGFTDTAANVTDRYVHEYLPRAIALADELAHRGGAARFIWTTGSWLIHEALRLGTPVERTALERAIRSGHVRWHGLPLTTHTELVDAGLVEHGIAIGRRLDDRFGVRTTAAKMTDIPGHTIGLVPFLATAGLDFLHLGVNDASAVPDVPEFFVWRAPDGSEVVVNYARSYGATELGVAVVPGSGEALHLAHTGDNLGPPPVDEIEALFARLQAAYPDARIIASTLDAFGAGATAARARLPIVEREIGDSWIHGVASDPVLTARLRALLRLRTEWVASGALTPGTPECDEFSDGLLLVPEHTWGKDLKTYLPDYVNYEKAAFQRARAIDVVDPAANPEEFDAFAWAYSEHPNPRGLSYSAFEASWAEQRAHLDRALAALTPERRADALAAIDETRPKVADTDGALAMDVTRSHTFGHYEVRFGEDGSLVRLTDANGVNWADLEHPLAAYSYQTFDERDEARWLREYCRNLDQHAFWAVPDQSKPGLAIADVLPATRFSARVVSAHRLDHETGPTAVLSLELPEQAREAWGGPRDIRLSYSFPAKPGPIAITLDLRGKDASRLPEAGWLGFRPRTAAGEWRLGKLGTAVDPQAVVRNGNRRLHAVSEITHTAERRFSLRPLDAALVAVGQPALLRFDNSVPDPDDGFHVNLHNNVWGTNFTMWFDDDIRFRFALELA, translated from the coding sequence ATGATCTCGACCGTTCACGTCGTCTTCAAGACCCACCTCGACCTCGGGTTCACCGATACCGCAGCGAACGTGACCGATCGGTACGTCCACGAGTATCTGCCGCGTGCGATAGCGCTGGCGGACGAGCTCGCGCACCGCGGCGGTGCCGCCCGGTTCATCTGGACGACCGGATCGTGGCTGATCCACGAGGCGCTCCGGCTGGGCACCCCCGTCGAGCGGACCGCCCTCGAGCGAGCCATCCGCTCCGGTCATGTCCGCTGGCACGGGCTGCCATTGACCACCCACACCGAGCTGGTGGATGCCGGACTCGTCGAACACGGCATCGCGATCGGTCGCCGACTCGACGATCGGTTCGGCGTGCGAACGACCGCGGCGAAGATGACGGATATCCCGGGTCATACGATCGGTCTCGTGCCCTTCCTCGCAACGGCCGGGCTCGACTTCCTGCATCTGGGTGTCAATGACGCCTCCGCCGTGCCCGACGTGCCGGAGTTCTTCGTCTGGCGCGCGCCGGACGGCAGCGAGGTGGTCGTGAACTACGCCCGCAGCTATGGCGCGACCGAGCTCGGAGTCGCGGTCGTGCCCGGCAGCGGCGAGGCCCTCCACCTCGCGCACACCGGAGACAACCTCGGGCCGCCGCCGGTCGACGAGATCGAGGCGCTGTTCGCGCGCCTGCAGGCCGCGTACCCGGACGCCCGGATCATCGCCTCCACACTCGACGCATTCGGGGCAGGGGCGACGGCTGCGAGGGCGAGACTGCCGATCGTCGAGCGGGAGATCGGCGATTCGTGGATCCACGGGGTGGCCAGCGACCCGGTGCTGACGGCCAGACTGCGAGCGCTGCTGCGGCTGCGGACGGAGTGGGTCGCCTCGGGCGCACTGACGCCCGGCACGCCCGAGTGCGATGAGTTCAGCGACGGACTGCTGCTCGTGCCCGAGCACACGTGGGGCAAAGACCTGAAGACCTACCTGCCCGACTACGTGAACTACGAGAAGGCCGCATTCCAGCGGGCCCGGGCCATCGACGTCGTCGACCCGGCCGCCAACCCCGAGGAATTCGACGCGTTCGCGTGGGCCTACAGCGAGCACCCGAATCCGCGGGGTCTCTCGTACTCGGCTTTCGAGGCCTCGTGGGCCGAGCAGCGTGCTCATCTCGACCGAGCGCTCGCCGCGCTGACGCCCGAGCGACGCGCTGACGCTCTGGCTGCAATCGATGAGACGCGCCCGAAGGTCGCCGACACCGACGGCGCACTCGCCATGGACGTCACCAGGAGCCACACGTTCGGCCACTACGAGGTGCGCTTCGGCGAGGATGGCTCCCTCGTCCGGCTCACCGACGCGAACGGCGTGAACTGGGCCGACCTCGAGCATCCTCTCGCGGCCTACAGCTACCAGACGTTCGACGAGCGCGACGAGGCGCGTTGGCTGCGCGAGTACTGCCGGAACCTCGACCAGCACGCGTTCTGGGCGGTGCCCGACCAGTCGAAGCCGGGCCTCGCGATCGCCGACGTTCTGCCGGCGACGAGATTCTCGGCGCGGGTCGTATCGGCCCATCGCCTCGACCACGAGACGGGGCCGACCGCCGTGCTGAGCCTCGAGCTGCCCGAGCAGGCGCGCGAGGCGTGGGGCGGGCCGCGCGACATCCGACTCTCCTACAGCTTCCCTGCGAAACCGGGGCCGATCGCGATCACCCTCGACCTGCGCGGCAAGGACGCATCACGGCTGCCCGAAGCGGGCTGGCTCGGATTCCGCCCCCGAACAGCGGCGGGCGAGTGGCGCCTCGGCAAGCTCGGCACCGCGGTCGACCCGCAGGCGGTCGTGCGCAACGGCAACCGCAGGCTTCATGCGGTCTCGGAGATCACGCACACCGCGGAACGCCGATTCTCGCTGCGCCCCCTCGACGCGGCGCTCGTCGCGGTGGGTCAGCCCGCGTTGCTGCGCTTCGACAACTCGGTGCCCGACCCCGACGACGGGTTCCACGTGAACCTGCACAACAACGTGTGGGGCACGAACTTCACGATGTGGTTCGACGACGACATCCGCTTCAGATTCGCGCTCGAGCTCGCCTGA